In the genome of Quercus robur chromosome 3, dhQueRobu3.1, whole genome shotgun sequence, one region contains:
- the LOC126717859 gene encoding uncharacterized protein LOC126717859, translating into MEVASSPEEWKSRGIKLYYEHNFLSATMCFERAGDINWERRSMAAGLRADADHMHSSNPEEANVKLRQAAEIFEDIGKADSAAQCFSDLGEFERAGRLYLEKCGEPGLQRAGECFSLAGCYELAANVYARGNFFSECLKVCTEAGDFGKSEVIF; encoded by the exons ATGGAAGTTGCTAGCAGTCCAGAGGAGTGGAAGTCCCGGGGCATTAAG TTGTATTATGAGCATAACTTTCTATCTGCAACCATGTGCTTTGAAAGAGCTGGTGATATCAACTGGGAAAGAAGGTCCATGGCTGCTGGCCTTAGAGCAGATGCTGACCATATGCACAGTTCAAATCCTGAAGAGGCAAATGTTAAACTAAGGCAAGCTGCTGAAATATTTGAAGATATAGGCAAAGCTGACTCTGCTGCCCAATGTTTTTCTGATTTGGGGGAGTTTGAAAGAGCAG GAAGGctttatttagaaaaatgtgGGGAGCCTGGACTTCAAAGGGCTGGGGAATGCTTTTCTCTAGCAGGATGCTATGAACTGGCAGCTAATGTGTATGCTAGAGGCAACTTTTTCTCAGAATGTTTGAAAGTTTGCACAGAAGCAGGAGATTTTGGCAAAAGCGAAGTCATTTTCTAA